In Zingiber officinale cultivar Zhangliang chromosome 3A, Zo_v1.1, whole genome shotgun sequence, the DNA window CTTGTTTCTGGCACCTATATCGTTACAAACTGAAGCCTATTTGATTCGTGGCTCCAGGTTGTGTTTTTGTGAAAGTAAATGTCATTTATTGAGTTCCCTTTATCTATTGTTTATTATAGTGATGAATGATTTGCTTTGAGCTTTTGTGAATTTTTTTTAGCTAACATGTTTGTTAACTTTATCTACTCTGATTGTAGGTAAAAAGTGTAGAGAATACATCGATGCTTAATGGAAGTTACCCTGTACAACAATCTGTATCATCAAGCGAGAAGAGAAGGCTTGAGTTGCCCGTCCAAAAGAATTTGCTAACCAACTACTTTTGTATCCAATGTTTTCCATCAGCTTTAACTTTTTCATCACAAAATCTAGAATGCCGACTCCAATTCATTAGCGAGTTGAGTTCAGTTTATGATTAATTGTCATAATTGATTTCTTTCTTCATTACACATCTGAGTTCTTTAACAGTGAGAAAGGTCTAGCATCAGTTGAAGCAAGACGGAAATTTAGGGCCCCGAAAGTCATGCAGAAAGATCTGGTAACACCAGATTCATCTTCTCCAAGCTCTGGAACCTGTAGCTCTGGACCACTTGCTTCAGCAAAAGATGCTACTTGTTATACGAGCAGTACTCAAAGCACTCCAGTTGATCAAGATGACAAGGATGGCTCTGGTCCTGAAGGTCATGTTACAGATACAGCAATGGAAACGGTATAATTTTTGAGCTCCTTTAGTACTCTCTCAACAAAAAAACAGGTATAACTTTGTTTTTTACCAGATGGAAGATAAGTTCCTCAATCCAATCCAGAAACAGGACGTAAATAGGCTAACTGTACATggtaagttagttttgatttCAGCTGTAAGTATAATTAAACTTGCCTGAGATCATGGCTTTCAGGTGGCTTTACAGGTCCGCAAATTTCCTCCTCCAGATGTAAACCATTTTTAACATCACACAAGGAAAAGACGTCCCACCAGGCAACGTCTGTGGTCGACGAGACAAGAGTGTCTACAAACAGAAAAGTCATTGTGAGAAGCTCATACTTCAAGCATAAGCCATCAGATGTCAATAGTCTCCATCGACCCAATGATGGTGCCACAGATGGTAATGAAAATAACGATTGTATTCCTGGTGGCTACCCTGTCAAGAAAAGAAAACTATCCGAGGACAACGAAAATCAGCCACCCATCTTAGTAATGAATCAGGAAAATCTGCCATCAAAGAATGCAAGGACTTCAGTTCATCATGGAGAAGGTTCGAGCTACTTCTTTCATAACCAAGTTTATGTTCTTCACATTAGTTGATGATAAAGTTGTTATGCTTGCAAATACTCTATAACTAGCGAAGGAGACAGTAATCACAGTCAAAAGGTTTATGCTAAGTAAAACTAATGATACCGGTACCCTGCAGATAATCAAGTGTCTCGTTTGAACAACAATGGCGCCATGGTAAGGGAAGGAGGAAAATTCGGTTGTGACATTTCACATGTGAACAACTACACAACTGTAGCGGAGAGATCAATGGACAGGTTTGCAGCGCTCATGTCATCTTTCAGATACACTCGATCGAGTGCCCGTGCAAGCGGCCTCCGTGCACCTCTAAAAGACGTTCATAATTCTTCTTCCTCTGCAAGGTATTTTTATCATCTCAGTCTTTACTCGACCAATGATCTATAGTGTTTCTCGATACTATCCAAGTTTCTGTTTTATCATTTCCGAACAGGAGGAAAGCCGTGCCCATTGCCATCGAAGAATTCACATATACATCCCAAAAATAAGGTTGACTTGGGGAGTTTCTACTTTCTAGTCAGCCAAATTTCCACAATTTTGTAATGTATGCTCAGTGGCCTTTGCCATTTATACATTTTGGTAGGCCTCTAATGTTACAATTGTTTAACTGTAGCTTTAAGCAAGAAGTTTAAGTGGAAATATAGAAGCATGGATTTATGCACACATTTTTATTCACATGGTAATATCAGTAAACCACACTGATTTCCCCTGTTTCGAGAACAGAGACTTCATTTATGACTTACATACACACTCCTACTTCATATCACCATCTTTATTGGATTTCGACGTCTATCACCTTGCGATCCGTCGCCGTCTTCGGGATCGCCACCAGCAGCACGCCGTTCTTGAGCTCCGCCCTCACCTTCTCCTTGTCGCAGTTATCCGGCAGCACGAATCTGGAATCATACGAGCTCGCGCTCCAACCCTTCCACTTGGACTCttccccttcttcctccttgcgctCGCCCCTGATCACCAG includes these proteins:
- the LOC122050910 gene encoding exonuclease 1-like isoform X1, encoding MGIQGLLPLLKSIMAPIHVEELRGQAVAVDAYSWLHKGAFCCATQLCKGLPTSKHIEYCMHRVNLLRHHGVKPILVFDGGNLPMKIVQETKRSRARKENLARAMEHEAMGNSSAAFDCYQKAVDISPAIALELIQVLKLEKVDYIVAPYEADAQMTFLSINKLVDAVITEDSDLIPFGCSRIIFKMDKFGHGVEFQDSKLRKNKDLDLTGFTKQMMLEMCILSGCDYLPSLPGMGLKRAHALVKRLKSYENVIKHLKYSAVSIPSSFEEMFKKAIWAFQHQRVYDPAKEDLVHLLEPPQCPFEDLDFLGPWLSQDLAKGIAKGDIDPMTKMPFQVKSVENTSMLNGSYPVQQSVSSSEKRRLELPVQKNLLTNYFCLASVEARRKFRAPKVMQKDLVTPDSSSPSSGTCSSGPLASAKDATCYTSSTQSTPVDQDDKDGSGPEGHVTDTAMETMEDKFLNPIQKQDVNRLTVHGGFTGPQISSSRCKPFLTSHKEKTSHQATSVVDETRVSTNRKVIVRSSYFKHKPSDVNSLHRPNDGATDGNENNDCIPGGYPVKKRKLSEDNENQPPILVMNQENLPSKNARTSVHHGEDNQVSRLNNNGAMVREGGKFGCDISHVNNYTTVAERSMDRFAALMSSFRYTRSSARASGLRAPLKDVHNSSSSARRKAVPIAIEEFTYTSQK
- the LOC122050910 gene encoding exonuclease 1-like isoform X2; the protein is MGIQGLLPLLKSIMAPIHVEELRGQAVAVDAYSWLHKGAFCCATQLCKGLPTSKHIEYCMHRVNLLRHHGVKPILVFDGGNLPMKIVQETKRSRARKENLARAMEHEAMGNSSAAFDCYQKAVDISPAIALELIQVLKLEKVDYIVAPYEADAQMTFLSINKLVDAVITEDSDLIPFGCSRIIFKMDKFGHGVEFQDSKLRKNKDLDLTGFTKQMMLEMCILSGCDYLPSLPGMGLKRAHALVKRLKSYENVIKHLKYSAVSIPSSFEEMFKKAIWAFQHQRVYDPAKEDLVHLLEPPQCPFEDLDFLGPWLSQDLAKGIAKGDIDPMTKMPFQVKSVENTSMLNGSYPVQQSVSSSEKRRLELPVQKNLLTNYFCLASVEARRKFRAPKVMQKDLVTPDSSSPSSGTCSSGPLASAKDATCYTSSTQSTPVDQDDKDGSGPEGHVTDTAMETMEDKFLNPIQKQDVNRLTVHGPQISSSRCKPFLTSHKEKTSHQATSVVDETRVSTNRKVIVRSSYFKHKPSDVNSLHRPNDGATDGNENNDCIPGGYPVKKRKLSEDNENQPPILVMNQENLPSKNARTSVHHGEDNQVSRLNNNGAMVREGGKFGCDISHVNNYTTVAERSMDRFAALMSSFRYTRSSARASGLRAPLKDVHNSSSSARRKAVPIAIEEFTYTSQK